The following nucleotide sequence is from Acidobacteriota bacterium.
ACGGAGTCCGTCCGGCGCCTTTAAGCGTGATCGCGTAAAACGGGACTCTACGCCCACTCGCCCGCCTTGGTCAGCTTCTTGATCTTGCGAATAATCAACTCGCGCTTGAGTGTACTCAAATGCGAAAGATAGAGCCTGCCGTTGAGATGATCTGTCTCATGGCAGAAGGCGCGGGCGAGTAGTTCCTCGCCGGTCATGGTGAATTCCTTGCCCTTAGCATCGCGAGCGCGCACCGTGGCGCGCATGGGGCGCGTGAGTTTCTCGCGGAAATCCGGCACGCTCAGGCAGCCTTCTTCCTCCGTCTGTTTACCTTCCGTGGCGATAATCACTGGATTGCACAGCACGATTTTCTGATCGGGGTCTTTGCCGAATGTAATGTCAATCACCGCGAGGTGCTTGGAGACGCCAATTTGCGGCGCCGCCAGCCCCACGCCCTTGGCCGCATACATGGAATCGAACATATCCTCGATGAGCTTCTGCAACTGCTTGTCGTAGACGGTAATTGGCTCGGCAACTTTACTGAGTACCTCCGCCCCATATTTCACGATTGGGTGAACCATGAAGTTTTTTCTGCGCTCCGTTTGAGATAATTCCCTGCAAATGTTTTGTTACTCGGATTCGCTTGCGCCCGCCGCGCGAAGGCTGGTGGGTTCCACCATGGGTTCCACGTCGCCATGCTGTGATGAAGATACTGAATCGGAAGATTCCTCGGCTACATTGGAGATATCCAGTAGGCGAGGAGTTCGTCCAATCTGATCGAGCGGCTCGATATCCGGACCTGCTGTTCCGCCCAGCTCTTTGAGCCTTCTCGCCTGTACCAGCACCCGAGATTCAAACGATCCTGCCGCTCGATCAAAGCCGACTACTGCCTTGGTTAGCGACTTGCGCATGTCTTCCATATGCTCGGTGAATGTGGCGATGCGGGTGTAAAGCTCCCTGCCGAGGTCGCTAATCTGCTGAGCATTCTGCGCCATTTTTTCCTGCTGCCATCCGTACGCCATGGAGCGCAGCATGGCAATGAGGCTGGTGGGCGTGGCTAGCAGCACTCTCCGCTCCCAGCCGTATTCAATCAGATTTCGGTCCTGCTCAAGAGCGGCGGAAAACAATGACTCACCGGGCATGAAGAGGATGACAAAATCGGTGGCCGCGTCGAGAGTCTCCCAATAACTCTTGGCGCCCAAACTATTCATATGCTCGCGGACCTGTTTCGCATGACGGGCCAGGTGCGCAGCCCGCTCCGTTTCGCTGGGCGCGGAAACGGAATCCTGAAAAGCGTTGAGCGGAACTTTACTGTCGAGCGCGATGCGCCGTCCCGCGGGTAAGGTCACGATCATGTCGGGACGCAGCCGGCCCAACTCACCCTGTAGCGTCTCCTGCTCGGTAAAGTCGCAGTACGGAGACATGCCCGCCATCTCCACGACTCGCCGCAGGGCCAGTTCGCCCCAACTTCCGCGTGCCTGTGGCGTGCGTAACGCGGAGTCGAGACTCCCCGTTACTTTCTGCAATGAACTGAGTTGCTGGGTCAACCCGCCGTAGGCTTCCTGACGATGCTTCTCCATCTGCGCAATCTGCTGCTCGTAGCGGGTGAGCGTTTCCTGCAACGGCAGGATCAGTCCGCCGATGGCCTGCTGGCGCAGGTCCAGATCGCCCTTCGCTTCTGTCTGGAGTGTCTGTAGCTTATTGGTCGCGAGCTCCAGAAAGGATTGGTTGTTGCTGGCCAGCGCCTTGTGCGCCAGCGCGTCGAATGTGTCGATCAACTTCTTCTCAACTTCCTGAAAGTCGCGGCGTTGTTCCTCGATCTTTGTTTGCGCATTTCGGAGGTCAGCCTGCGCACTGGCCTTCTTCTCACCCTCCTCGCGGACCTGCTGCTGTAGCGTGGCGAGTTGTTGTTCTTTGCTTAGAACAACTGCATCCAGCGACTGCTTTTGCTCCACGGCTTGGGCCTGCGCGTCTTTCACGCGGGCCGCGGCGGCGAGCCAGGCAGCGGCGAAACCCGCCACCAATCCTGATATGAATAGAATAATTTCCGTCATGCTTGCGACTAGCCATTACGATTGAGATTTTTAGAAAGCACGCAGTTGCGCCTGGTAGCCGTCAAAATTACGCCGCGTCTCTTCGAGAGAGTCGCCGCCAAACTTTTCCAGGAAACAGCGCGCCAGCGTCAACGCGACCATGGCCTCGGCGGCGACACCGGCGGCGGGCACTACGCACACGTCGGAGCGCTCGTAGGCCGCCTTCACAATCTCCTTGGTTTCCATGTGTACCGATTGCAGCGGTCGCCGCAGCGTGGAGATGGGCTTCAGGTACCCGCGAACGACAAGGTCTTCACCGTTGGAGATGCCGCCTTCGAGTCCGCCAGCGTGATTTTCGGGCCGCGTGAATCGTCCCACCTCACGGTCATAGCCAATTTCATCATGAACTAGCGAGCCTACTGCCTGTGCATTCTCGATGCCCGTGCCGATCTCGACGGCCTTCACCGCCTGCAGCGACATCACCGCCTGCGCTAGCAGGCCATCCAGCCGCTCGTCCCAGTTGATGTGCGTGCCGATGCCGGGCGGAACATTGTGCGCGACGACTTCAAAGATTCCACCAAGCGTATCGCCGGTGCGCAGAATGTCATCCACCGCTTGCTTCATGGCCTGCTCGGCTTCGGGTTCGGTGCAGTTGAAATTGATTTCGTCCTGCGCGCAGACTTCGCGTATCCGCTGCCAGCTCGGCTGGCCCTTAATACGAACATCGCCGACGGCGATGACGTGGCTCAATACTTCAATGCCGAACTGTGCGAGCAACTGCTTGGCCAGCGCCCCGGCGGCCACTCGCGCCGCGCTCTCTCTCGCGCTCGACCGCTCCAGAATGTAGCGGGCTTCATGCAAATTGTATTTGAGCGATCCGGCCAGGTCGGCGTGTCCGGGGCGCGGCGGATTCAAGCCGCGATACTTCTCCGCCGTGTTTTCCTGCTCTTCCACAGGAAGCGATTCTGTCCAGTTCTCCCAATCTTTATTGACAATCAGCATGGCGATGGGAGCGCCTGTGGACTTGCTGCGCCGCACGCCAGAAAGGAGTTCGGCGTTGTCGGTTTCAATTTTCATTCGACCACCGCGTCCGTAGCCGCCCTGGCGGCGACGCAACTCGCGGTTGATGAAGGCGGGATCAATGGGCACGCCCGCTGGCAGTCCAGAGACCCACGCGACTAATCCCCGGCCGTGCGATTCACCTGCTGTGCTGAAACGAAACATTGCTCTGCAATTCGTCCTGATTCAAGAGTTTGGATGCTGCGCGCCAAGTCCAATAGGGAGCCTGCGAACTAACGTATATCTTATCTAGAATACATCACTTTCAACACGCGTGCCCACGCGCGTGGGCTGCCTATGCAAGGCGGCCGAGGCGGGTTGGGCTTCTGCGCCGCTCACGGGTAGAGCCCACAACCGAAGGTGTTGCAATGGAAAGATTGCCAGTGATCGAGCGCCGGGCCTCATTTCATCCACATGAAAATCATCCCGTGCGGCGATGAACGGGAAGTTGTCCGCGGGATTGTCCGGGTCCCAGTCTTTGAGTCCGCCTCCAAGATAAAAGCCAAGACCATAGACCTGAGTGCGGTGCAAGTATAAGACTCCCATTTGCGTTGGCTCGATTCCCAGCGAGACAGCACGGTCAGCGACATTGCGGACAGAGGCAATCCCATTGACGACCGGTGTGAGATAGATCAGCAAGCCAAGCAGGCAAGCGCAGACCGCTAAACCGATGGTCCCCCCAGCTTCCAAAAGCAATCCACGCCACGCTAGCACGATCGCTCCTGCAATCAACAGAATCACCACACCCCATAATTGCAGGGGGATACCGCTATGGGTGATGGAACTCCACCAGCCCAGGTGGCCGGCCTGCTGAATTGCGTCGGTAAGGCCCGTGGCCAAGGTCTCCGGCAATACCCAGGAGAACAGGGGGACGAGGAGTAAGGTGGCGGCAGTTAAAGAGACCGCCGTTTTCCTCCAAGCCGCAGGCATGGCGGACTGAGGGGATGATTCGCCGTGATCTGAATCGACCAGCGTGCCAGCCAGTAAAAGACTTAGCGGCGGGAGGAGTGGAAGCAAGTAACCGGGTAGCTTGTTTTCAGCCAACGAAAAAAAGATAAACGGTAGCGCCACCCAATAAAGCAGCAGGGCCAGCCTGGGATCGCTGCCTATGGAACGCCCGCCGCCACGAATGGCCAACACCAGCCCCCAAAGCGAGGCAATCAGCAGTAGTGGAGTCCATGGATAGATCGCCGCAGGAAGTACGGAGAAGTAGAACCACCCGGGTTGCGGGTGCCCAATGATCTCGCCCGAGGTGAACCGCTGAAGGTTGTGGCGGATGAAAAATTCTTCGATGAACGGCCAGCCATTTTGCATGTAGCACAGCACGTACCACGGAAGAGCAATCAGGCCATACAACGCAACGGCGGGCGTGATCAGCATTTGTCGGATCAATGGCCAGTCCCGGCAATGCAGTATGCAGGCCAGGACTACGAGTCCCGCCAGTCCCACCGCCAGCGGGCCTTTGGCCAGCGTTGCCAGTGCCAGAATGGCGTAAAAGGCATAGAGCGCCCAGGTCGGGCGCTTGGCATGGTGATGGGCGATATTTTGCTGCGACGGCGTATTTGCGGCATCTCCCAGCCACCAAATGGCAAAGAATGCCAGCGAGGCCGAGAGCGTGGTTGTGAGTAGCATATCCATGGCGGCGGCGCGAGAAAAGCCGATCCAGCCGAGCGAGGTGGCCAGTATCAGGCAACTCCATTGCGCCGCCCGCTCGCCACGGAAACGGCGGGCGAACCAGTACCAGACGCCTAGAAACATCAGCGCAAACAAAGCGGAAGGCAGGCGCGCGGCGAATTCACTAACGCCAAGATGAAAGGCCGTAGCCGCCAGCCAGTAATAGAGTGGTGGTTTCTCGAACCAGGACTCGCCAAAGAGACGCGGCGTGATGTAATCGCCGCTCGTGTGCATGCCGCGCGCCACATCGGCGTAGCGCGGCTCGTCCGGTCCGACCAGCCCCATGGAGTTCAGGCCGGCCATCATCAGGATATAGGCGGCAACGCCGCACAACATGGAACGAAACATTGATAACCGCGAGATGGAATGCTTATTCATGAATAGCCGATTGTAAACCGGGATCAGAGCCGCGACCGCCAGGGAGCGGGCACGTTCAACGATTAGTGACCGTTGGCGGCGCCCGCTCCCTGGCGGTTGCGGCTCTGATCGGCGACCGCTTGGAGTAGTTTTCCGTGAATTCCTCCGAAGCCGCCGTTGGACATCACCACGATCACGTCGCCGGGCATGACCAGCGCGCTAAGGCGCGCGACAATCTGCTCCGTCGTACTGCCCATCTCCACGGCAACACCGCGACCGGCAATCAGTTTGCTCACATGGTCCAGGTTCATCCGTTCCGATTCCGGTATGCGATCCTGCTTAAAGACCCCTGCCAACATTACTTGATCGGCGACAGTCAGCGCATCGGCCAGTTCGTTCTCAAATACATTGCGGCGCAGCGTGTTGGAACGTGGTTCCAGAAGAGCCCATATACGGCGACTGGGAAATTTCGCGCGGGCGGCGTGCAGCGTCTCGCGGATGGCCGTCGGATGATGCGCGAAATCGTCCACTATCGTGACTCCAGCGGCTTCTCCCACTACCTCCATTCGCCGGCGTACTCCGGCGAACGAGTCCATCGCCCGCGCGATCTCGCTCCACTGAATGCCGTAATGCGAGGCCATGGCTACCGCACCAAGGGCATTCTGGACATTGTGTCGCCCGCAGAGTTGCATCGTGATTCGGCCTTTGCGCTGGCCGCTAAACGCCACGTCAAACGACGTGTCCGTCGCGGAGGTTGCAATCTCGCTTGCGCGCCAGTCGCCTTGCTCGATTCCGTAGGTTTCTACCGTGCAGTAGGCCCGTTCACAGGCTTGGCGGATGATTTCGCTCTCCGCGCAGGCAGCCAGATATCCGCGGCGCGGAATGAGATTGATCAGCCGCTGAAAGGCCACAGTAACGGCTTCCAGATCGCGATAGATGTCGGCATGGTCGAACTCAATGGAAGTAAGTATCGCGGCATCAGGACGATAGTGTAAAAACTTGGGGCCCTTGTCGAAGAAGGCCGTGTCGTATTCATCGGCTTCAATAATGAAGTAGCGGGAGTCGGCGGGGCCGCTGTCATAACCGCACGAAAAATTGTTGGGGACGCCGCCAATCAGGAATCCCGGTTGCAATCCGGCCGAGTAAAATATCCAACTGAGGATGGCAGTAACGGTGGTCTTTCCGTGGGTGCCGGCAATGGCAATCGTTTCGCGGCTGGAGAGGAACAACTCGCGGAGGATTTCAGGAAGAGAGGCGTAGGGAAGTTTGAGGTCGAGGACGGCCTCCAACTCCGCATTGCCGCGCGAGATGGCGTTTCCGATGATGGTGAGCTCAGGCCGCGGTTCGAGGTTCTCCGATCGGTAGCTTTCGCAGACGGGGATCTTCATCGCTGCGAGCTGCGTCGAGATAGGAGGGTAAATCTCCGCATCCGACCCGGTAACACGGTAGCCGGCTTGTTGGAGCAGTCCCGCCAGAGCGCCCATCGCGGTTCCAGCCACGCCGATCAGGTGAATATGCGCGCCGGGTCGCAGAGCGATCATTTGGGTTTCTTCTTCGCAGATTTATGAGTGGTCTTCGATTTCTTTTCCGCAGCTCGCACGGCTGGCTCCAGCGTGGTCAGCTTCACCGTGGCATCTGCTTCCAGCTTCGCTCGGATGCCCAACGGCAGGGTCAGGCAGTGGCCGGAGTTGTGTCCAAATCTCATCCCAAAGGCGATGG
It contains:
- the def gene encoding peptide deformylase, which codes for MVHPIVKYGAEVLSKVAEPITVYDKQLQKLIEDMFDSMYAAKGVGLAAPQIGVSKHLAVIDITFGKDPDQKIVLCNPVIIATEGKQTEEEGCLSVPDFREKLTRPMRATVRARDAKGKEFTMTGEELLARAFCHETDHLNGRLYLSHLSTLKRELIIRKIKKLTKAGEWA
- a CDS encoding DNA recombination protein RmuC — protein: MTEIILFISGLVAGFAAAWLAAAARVKDAQAQAVEQKQSLDAVVLSKEQQLATLQQQVREEGEKKASAQADLRNAQTKIEEQRRDFQEVEKKLIDTFDALAHKALASNNQSFLELATNKLQTLQTEAKGDLDLRQQAIGGLILPLQETLTRYEQQIAQMEKHRQEAYGGLTQQLSSLQKVTGSLDSALRTPQARGSWGELALRRVVEMAGMSPYCDFTEQETLQGELGRLRPDMIVTLPAGRRIALDSKVPLNAFQDSVSAPSETERAAHLARHAKQVREHMNSLGAKSYWETLDAATDFVILFMPGESLFSAALEQDRNLIEYGWERRVLLATPTSLIAMLRSMAYGWQQEKMAQNAQQISDLGRELYTRIATFTEHMEDMRKSLTKAVVGFDRAAGSFESRVLVQARRLKELGGTAGPDIEPLDQIGRTPRLLDISNVAEESSDSVSSSQHGDVEPMVEPTSLRAAGASESE
- a CDS encoding chorismate synthase, with translation MFRFSTAGESHGRGLVAWVSGLPAGVPIDPAFINRELRRRQGGYGRGGRMKIETDNAELLSGVRRSKSTGAPIAMLIVNKDWENWTESLPVEEQENTAEKYRGLNPPRPGHADLAGSLKYNLHEARYILERSSARESAARVAAGALAKQLLAQFGIEVLSHVIAVGDVRIKGQPSWQRIREVCAQDEINFNCTEPEAEQAMKQAVDDILRTGDTLGGIFEVVAHNVPPGIGTHINWDERLDGLLAQAVMSLQAVKAVEIGTGIENAQAVGSLVHDEIGYDREVGRFTRPENHAGGLEGGISNGEDLVVRGYLKPISTLRRPLQSVHMETKEIVKAAYERSDVCVVPAAGVAAEAMVALTLARCFLEKFGGDSLEETRRNFDGYQAQLRAF
- a CDS encoding glycosyltransferase family 39 protein, translating into MNKHSISRLSMFRSMLCGVAAYILMMAGLNSMGLVGPDEPRYADVARGMHTSGDYITPRLFGESWFEKPPLYYWLAATAFHLGVSEFAARLPSALFALMFLGVWYWFARRFRGERAAQWSCLILATSLGWIGFSRAAAMDMLLTTTLSASLAFFAIWWLGDAANTPSQQNIAHHHAKRPTWALYAFYAILALATLAKGPLAVGLAGLVVLACILHCRDWPLIRQMLITPAVALYGLIALPWYVLCYMQNGWPFIEEFFIRHNLQRFTSGEIIGHPQPGWFYFSVLPAAIYPWTPLLLIASLWGLVLAIRGGGRSIGSDPRLALLLYWVALPFIFFSLAENKLPGYLLPLLPPLSLLLAGTLVDSDHGESSPQSAMPAAWRKTAVSLTAATLLLVPLFSWVLPETLATGLTDAIQQAGHLGWWSSITHSGIPLQLWGVVILLIAGAIVLAWRGLLLEAGGTIGLAVCACLLGLLIYLTPVVNGIASVRNVADRAVSLGIEPTQMGVLYLHRTQVYGLGFYLGGGLKDWDPDNPADNFPFIAARDDFHVDEMRPGARSLAIFPLQHLRLWALPVSGAEAQPASAALHRQPTRVGTRVESDVF
- the mpl gene encoding UDP-N-acetylmuramate:L-alanyl-gamma-D-glutamyl-meso-diaminopimelate ligase, which encodes MRPGAHIHLIGVAGTAMGALAGLLQQAGYRVTGSDAEIYPPISTQLAAMKIPVCESYRSENLEPRPELTIIGNAISRGNAELEAVLDLKLPYASLPEILRELFLSSRETIAIAGTHGKTTVTAILSWIFYSAGLQPGFLIGGVPNNFSCGYDSGPADSRYFIIEADEYDTAFFDKGPKFLHYRPDAAILTSIEFDHADIYRDLEAVTVAFQRLINLIPRRGYLAACAESEIIRQACERAYCTVETYGIEQGDWRASEIATSATDTSFDVAFSGQRKGRITMQLCGRHNVQNALGAVAMASHYGIQWSEIARAMDSFAGVRRRMEVVGEAAGVTIVDDFAHHPTAIRETLHAARAKFPSRRIWALLEPRSNTLRRNVFENELADALTVADQVMLAGVFKQDRIPESERMNLDHVSKLIAGRGVAVEMGSTTEQIVARLSALVMPGDVIVVMSNGGFGGIHGKLLQAVADQSRNRQGAGAANGH